A genomic window from Streptomyces sp. NBC_00234 includes:
- a CDS encoding DUF3499 domain-containing protein — protein MRESRRSPLKSAVPSNIVSPVRRCSRTACGRPAVATLTYVYADSTAVLGPLATYAEPHCYDLCAEHSERLTAPRGWEVVRLSDPSAPVRPSGDDLEALANAVREAARPHDRGPGAGNRGPRTADPVEVARRGHLRVLRSPDS, from the coding sequence GTGCGGGAGAGTCGTCGCAGCCCGCTCAAGAGTGCGGTACCGTCCAACATCGTGAGCCCTGTACGTCGCTGTTCGCGAACTGCGTGCGGCCGCCCTGCCGTCGCGACACTGACGTACGTCTATGCCGATTCGACTGCGGTCCTCGGCCCGCTCGCCACCTATGCCGAGCCCCACTGCTACGACCTGTGCGCCGAACACAGTGAGCGGCTGACCGCGCCACGTGGCTGGGAAGTGGTCCGGCTCTCCGATCCCTCCGCTCCGGTCCGGCCCAGCGGTGACGATCTCGAAGCCCTCGCCAACGCGGTACGGGAAGCGGCGAGGCCGCACGACCGTGGACCGGGCGCCGGTAATCGCGGACCCCGCACGGCCGACCCGGTGGAGGTCGCGCGCCGCGGCCACCTGCGGGTGCTCCGCTCGCCCGATTCCTGA
- a CDS encoding metallopeptidase family protein: protein MDSSVPPHPPEPRPRRRDRHGRGMRGPVAPPQVPLSASRGEMFRDLVQDSVERLERRWPQLADVDFQVLDVPGTLGDTVPLGRAVSAEKGQPAQVVVYRRPVEIRTKSRDERALLVHEVVVEQVAELLGLAPESVDPRYGQE from the coding sequence ATGGACAGTTCCGTACCTCCCCACCCGCCCGAGCCCCGCCCCCGGCGCCGCGACCGTCACGGCCGCGGCATGCGAGGGCCCGTGGCGCCGCCCCAGGTGCCGCTGTCGGCGAGCAGGGGCGAGATGTTCCGCGACCTCGTGCAGGACTCGGTGGAGCGGCTGGAGCGGCGCTGGCCGCAACTGGCGGATGTCGACTTCCAGGTCCTCGACGTTCCGGGAACGCTCGGTGACACGGTGCCGCTCGGGCGCGCGGTCTCCGCCGAGAAGGGACAGCCCGCGCAGGTCGTCGTCTACCGGCGCCCGGTCGAGATCCGCACCAAGAGCCGCGACGAACGCGCCCTGCTGGTGCACGAGGTCGTGGTCGAGCAGGTCGCGGAGCTGCTCGGGCTGGCCCCTGAGTCCGTCGATCCGAGGTACGGGCAGGAGTAG
- a CDS encoding DUF5719 family protein translates to MKSTPLSLVAGVVALAAVTGFAALNAPGDAATTEAKAASRLPVERSSLLCPAPSNSDLASTAYTSFTPAGKGEGEAGEAELKPATALDPDEATEPAPKKDEKDKKDEKGEKAGAKADKPVVALKEPGKPVGAETTESDAPALVGTATGRLAPGWTAQQTTTVTAGDSRGLLGASCSGPDTDFWFPGASTAKARQDYVHLTNPDDSAAVADIELYGPDGPLKAEVGEGITVPAHSSVPMLISTLTSEAVEDVTVHVTTRTGRIGALIRAADGTAGSDWLPSSVDPAGTVVLPGIPADATSVQLVAFAPGEDDADVKVQMMGKNATFSPAGNDTLHIKSNMTASVDLRNVTRGEPGSLRLTPVESDRATPIVAALRVVRGTGADREIAFIPATGPVGARASVADNRAKGSVLSLTAPGATAEVKVTASAGTEGGEQVVKTYTVKGGTTLAVTPPVPSGLKGSYALTVEPESGGPVHAARTLVLPEGGIEMFTVQTLADDGGTVEVPRAEQDLSLLDD, encoded by the coding sequence GTGAAGTCCACACCCCTTTCCCTCGTCGCGGGCGTCGTCGCCCTCGCCGCCGTCACCGGGTTCGCCGCGCTCAACGCGCCCGGCGACGCGGCCACCACGGAGGCGAAGGCCGCGTCCCGGCTGCCCGTCGAGCGCTCCAGCCTGCTCTGCCCGGCGCCCAGCAACTCCGACCTGGCGTCCACGGCGTACACGTCCTTCACCCCGGCGGGCAAGGGCGAAGGCGAGGCCGGCGAGGCCGAGCTGAAGCCCGCCACGGCCCTCGACCCGGACGAGGCCACGGAACCGGCCCCGAAGAAGGACGAGAAGGATAAGAAGGACGAGAAGGGCGAGAAGGCCGGGGCGAAGGCCGACAAGCCGGTCGTCGCCCTCAAGGAGCCCGGCAAGCCCGTCGGCGCCGAGACCACGGAGTCGGACGCCCCGGCCCTGGTCGGCACCGCCACCGGCCGCCTGGCACCCGGCTGGACCGCCCAGCAGACGACCACGGTCACCGCGGGCGACTCCCGCGGTCTGCTGGGTGCCAGCTGCAGCGGACCCGACACGGACTTCTGGTTCCCGGGCGCGAGCACCGCGAAGGCGCGCCAGGACTACGTCCACCTGACCAACCCCGACGACTCCGCGGCCGTCGCCGACATCGAGCTGTACGGCCCCGACGGCCCGCTCAAGGCGGAGGTGGGCGAGGGCATCACCGTCCCGGCCCACTCCAGCGTCCCGATGCTGATCTCCACACTGACCAGCGAGGCCGTCGAGGACGTGACCGTCCACGTCACCACCCGTACCGGCCGGATCGGGGCCCTCATCAGAGCGGCCGACGGCACGGCCGGCAGCGACTGGCTGCCGTCCTCCGTCGACCCGGCGGGCACCGTGGTGCTGCCCGGTATCCCGGCCGACGCCACCTCCGTGCAGCTGGTGGCCTTCGCGCCGGGCGAGGACGACGCCGACGTGAAGGTGCAGATGATGGGGAAGAACGCGACGTTCTCCCCGGCGGGGAACGACACCCTGCACATCAAGTCGAACATGACCGCGAGCGTCGACCTGCGGAACGTCACCAGGGGTGAACCGGGTTCCCTGCGGCTGACGCCCGTGGAGAGCGACCGCGCCACCCCGATCGTCGCCGCGCTGCGCGTGGTCCGCGGCACCGGGGCCGACCGGGAGATCGCCTTCATCCCGGCGACCGGACCGGTGGGCGCCCGCGCCAGTGTGGCCGACAACAGGGCCAAGGGCTCGGTCCTCTCCCTCACCGCCCCGGGCGCGACGGCCGAGGTGAAGGTCACCGCGTCGGCGGGGACCGAGGGCGGCGAACAGGTCGTCAAGACGTACACCGTCAAGGGCGGTACCACTCTCGCGGTCACCCCGCCGGTCCCCTCCGGCCTCAAGGGCAGCTACGCGCTGACGGTCGAGCCGGAGTCGGGCGGCCCGGTCCACGCGGCCCGCACGCTCGTCCTCCCGGAGGGCGGCATCGAGATGTTCACGGTGCAGACGCTGGCCGACGACGGGGGCACGGTCGAGGTCCCCCGGGCGGAGCAGGACCTCTCGCTCCTCGACGACTGA